One Setaria viridis chromosome 5, Setaria_viridis_v4.0, whole genome shotgun sequence genomic region harbors:
- the LOC117856371 gene encoding disease resistance protein RGA5: MGSLLQKVGSLTAEQGSRLMGVPADIEWLKRELRSMKAFLMGLSDIEDPDEVVKCWKEELRELSYDMEDAIDMFVLRDGHGRGADRRSSSSSSTVGFMEFFQRGKGLVGCLKSYYAMAGNIQQLRGRVLEAEQRRKRYQLSEPTMHHAVDTRVVALYREALSLVGVDGPREAIISWLMGGDNVSSPPQDRRVVSIVGFGGIGKTTLAKQIFDKIKGQFDCAAFVSVSREPRINYIFKQILLQFQAPDRLIVELGLLDQQGDHQPFIDLLRRYLQGKRYIVVVDDIWKKQAWEIINCGLFKNGCGGRIITTTRIYNVAKWCTSGGGYVHRMEPLHYDDSRRLFLRRVFNSEVCHPCIEPVFGKILRKCGGSPLAILTVSSILVDKGEPDQWEQVCNSIGMGISHDGDVSAMRMILSHSYFDLPHHLRACLLYLSIFPEDHVIERKLLVYRWIAEGFVHAGLGENITKVGESYFHELINRNLIKPTNIEYDGRASACQVHDTILDFIVSKSIEENYVTLLGPEEQGLDKKIHRLSIHNCQLEEDIIKLEGHNLAHVRSLNIFDYMERIPSGLTNLRVLHLDDYFYDAKDDEDMGQDLDQFIGNVTEHIHLKYLGIRKYFYIHRLPEEFGNLRYLETLDIRYGLIIEELPASINKLQCLVRLFVPFFTTMPYGGIGEMKALEELETISVTDQSLVFLKELSRLTRLRILGLHIVTSQMDDDMALALMPSLNKLGRWSLRSLSVEASTELRHRATISLEPCLWQRALQNLRKIKIDRVAGVPAWMGSLNNLEQMKLVVLKVDQHQLDVLGGLRNLLHLDLNIHKYPDEILIFNGSKGFQSLRYLHIYMNRWSLFGEAHKDVHVIRI, encoded by the exons ATGGGCTCACTCCTGCAAAAGGTGGGATCCTTGACGGCGGAGCAAGGCTCCCGGCTGATGGGCGTCCCAGCGGACATCGAGTGGCTGAAGCGTGAGCTGAGGAGCATGAAAGCCTTCCTAATGGGGCTTTCCGATATCGAGGATCCTGACGAggtggtgaagtgctggaaggaGGAGCTCAGGGAGCTGTCCTACGACATGGAGGACGCCATTGACATGTTCGTGCTCCGCGATGGACATGGGCGTGGGGCAGACCGGaggtcatcttcttcctcctccaccgtcgGCTTCATGGAGTTCTTCCAACGAGGAAAAGGTCTAGTAGGGTGCTTGAAGTCATATTACGCCATGGCCGGGAACATCCAGCAACTCCGAGGTCGCGTTTTGGAGGCAGAACAGCGGCGGAAGAGGTACCAGCTTAGTGAGCCAACCATGCACCATGCTGTTGATACGCGGGTAGTTGCTCTGTACAGGGAGGCGCTCAGCCTCGTCGGCGTTGATGGCCCCAGGGAAGCTATCATCAGTTGGCTCATGGGTGGTGACAACGTCTCGTCCCCTCCGCAAGATCGTAGGGTGGTCTCCATCGTGGGATTCGGAGGCATAGGCAAGACCACTCTCGCCAAGCAGATTTTTGACAAGATCAAAGGGCAGTTTGATTGTGCAGCCTTTGTGTCCGTCTCCCGGGAGCCTCGTATAAATTACATTTTCAAGCAAATACTTTTGCAGTTCCAGGCCCCCGATCGCTTAATCGTCGAGCTAGGACTGCTGGATCAACAAGGCGATCATCAACCATTCATTGACCTTCTCAGGCGGTACCTCCAAGGCAAAAG GTACATTGTTGTAGTAGACGACATATGGAAGAAACAAGCATGGGAAATTATTAATTGTGGGCTATTTAAGAATGGTTGTGGTGGCAGAATAATCACAACCACTCGTATATACAATGTAGCAAAATGGTGCACTTCTGGTGGTGGTTATGTTCATAGAATGGAACCTCTTCACTATGACGATTCCAGAAg gTTATTTCTGAGAAGGGTTTTTAACTCTGAAGTATGTCATCCTTGTATAGAACCAGTTTTTGGTAAGATCTTGAGAAAATGTGGTGGATCGCCACTAGCAATTCTCACGGTGTCTAGCATTTTGGTTGACAAGGGGGAACCAGATCAGTGGGAACAAGTCTGCAATTCAATTGGCATGGGAATTAGTCACGATGGTGATGTCAGTGCCATGAGGATGATACTGTCTCATAGCTATTTTGATCTTCCTCATCATCTGAGGGCTTGTCTTTTGTATTTGAGTATATTTCCTGAAGACCATGTCATTGAAAGGAAGTTGCTGGTATACAGATGGATCGCTGAAGGATTTGTTCACGCAGGTCTGGGTGAAAATATAACTAAAGTGGGAGAAAGTTATTTCCACGAGCTCATCAACAGAAACTTAATCAAACCGACAAACATAGAGTATGATGGTCGAGCAAGTGCATGTCAAGTTCATGACACCATTCTAGATTTTATTGTATCAAAATCTATTGAAGAGAATTATGTTACATTGCTCGGTCCTGAAGAACAGGGATTAGATAAGAAGATTCATCGCTTATCCATCCATAATTGTCAATTGGAGGAGGATATCATTAAACTGGAAGGACACAACCTGGCTCACGTGCGATCACTTAACATCTTTGACTATATGGAGCGAATTCCTTCCGGTTTGACAAATTTACGAGTGTTACACCTAGATGATTACTTTTATGATGctaaggatgatgaggacatggGGCAAGATTTAGATCAATTTATTGGAAATGTTACTGAGCATATTCATTTGAAGTATCTTGGCATCCGGAAATATTTCTACATACATAGGCTTCCAGAAGAATTTGGTAATCTGCGATACTTAGAGACACTAGACATAAGGTATGGACTCATTATTGAAGAATTGCCTGCTTCTATTAATAAGCTTCAATGTCTAGTTCGTCTATTCGTTCCATTTTTTACAACAATGCCATATGGTGGAATTGGTGAAATGAAGGCCCTGGAAGAACTGGAAACTATCAGTGTCACCGATCAGTCACTAGTATTCCTTAAAGAGCTTAGCCGGCTAACCAGGCTGAGGATACTGGGCCTGCACATTGTTACATCTCAGATGGATGATGATATGGCGCTTGCGTTGATGCCTTCTCTCAATAAACTAGGCAGATGGAGCCTTCGTTCTCTTTCTGTAGAAGCTTCCACAGAATTAAGGCATCGCGCAACAATCTCTTTGGAGCCTTGCTTATGGCAACGAGCACTACAAAATCTCCGGAAAATCAAGATCGACCGGGTTGCCGGGGTTCCAGCTTGGATGGGCTCACTAAACAACCTCGAGCAAATGAAGCTGGTAGTCTTAAAAGTGGACCAGCATCAACTGGACGTTCTTGGAGGCTTACGAAACTTGCTCCATCTAGATCTGAACATACATAAGTATCCTGATGAAATCCTTATCTTCAACGGCAGCAAAGGGTTCCAATCTTTGAGAtatttgcatatatatatgAAC AGATGGTCCTTGTTCGGAGAGGCACATAAGGATGTGCATGTTATCCGAATCTAA
- the LOC117855110 gene encoding uncharacterized protein isoform X1, translating to MATCVLSRQNLRKLALFTLQNISQRQNISPFPPVLRSTALFPSKCFSPLYLFGHSWGVRWATYGSVNLVLSDDGRPKFQIEEVEPSKKRRYLTKKRLKVQRKRVKKKRNEANKNDPRRIRPKGKKIKKKFSTAEARLRYKIEKARLKEAMLIEKLKKYEVARAQGPMPKLDDLSCEERFYLKKVSQRKSNYVPVGRRGVFGGVILNMHLHWKKHETVKVICKPCKPGQIQEYANEIARLSGGIPVNIIGDDTIVFYRGKNYVQPEVMSPVDTLSKKKALEKSKYEQSLETVQRFIAVSEKELELYYRHVALYGIPQSQKADLVCGDDGEASLLKMGGLDQGKDLLPHLATNHFSDLHTSDISESDEEDTSGSEYDVNDNETEDAVNISEDAISDLGGLANRE from the exons ATGGCGACCTGTGTCCTGTCACGTCAAAATCTAAGAAAGTTGGCGTTGTTTACTCTCCAGAATATATCCCAGAGGCAAAACATTTCACCTTTCCCTCCAGTTCTCAG ATCTACTGCTCTTTTCCCTAGCAAATGCTTCAGCCCCCTTTACCTGTTTGGGCATTCATGGGGTGTTAGATGGGCTACCTATGGATCAGTGAATCTAGTTTTGTCTGATGATGGCAGACCTAAGTTTCAGATTGAGGAGGTGGAGCCTTCCAAAAAGAGAAGGTATTTGACAAAGAAACGCTTGAAGGTTCAGAGGAAGCGGgtaaagaagaaaaggaatgaGGCAAATAAAAATGATCCACGACGCATCAGGCCCAAGGgaaagaagataaaaaaaaaattctccactGCTGAAGCTAGGCTCAGATATAAGATTGAGAAG GCCAGATTAAAGGAAGCTATGTTGATCGAAAAGCTAAAGAAGTATGAGGTTGCCAGAGCTCAAGGCCCAATGCCTAAACTGGATGATCTTAGCTGTGAGGAAAGGTTTTACTTGAAGAAGGTTTCACAGAGAAAGTCAAATTATGTCCCTGTTGGAAGGCGAGGAGTTTTTGGAGGCGTAATCCTGAACATGCATTTGCACTGGAAGAAACATGAAACTGTGAAGGTTATATGTAAGCCCTGCAAACCAGGGCAAATCCAGGAATATGCAAATGAGATAGCTAGACTTAGTGGTGGTATCCCTGTCAACATCATTGGAGATGACACTATAGTGTTTTACAGAGGGAAGAACTATGTTCAGCCAGAAGTTATGTCACCAGTTGATACACTTTCAAAGAAAAAG GCActtgaaaaatcaaaatatgaaCAGTCGCTGGAGACAGTTCAGCGTTTCATTGCAGTATCTGAAAAGGAGCTTGAACTTTATTATCGCCATGTTGCACTTTATGGAATCCCACAATCCCAGAAAGCTGATCTTGTTTGTGGTGATGATGGAGAAGCTTCATTGCTTAAAATGGGGGGATTGGATCAAGGGAAGGACCTGTTGCCCCATCTGGCAACTAATCATTTTTCTGATCTTCACACCAGTGATATTTCTGAATCCGATGAAGAAGATACTTCTGGTAGTGAATATGATGTTAACGACAATGAGACTGAGGATGCGGTCAACATTTCTGAAGATGCAATTTCTGATCTTGGCGGGTTAGCCAACAGGGAGTGA
- the LOC117855110 gene encoding uncharacterized protein isoform X2, producing the protein MATCVLSRQNLRKLALFTLQNISQRQNISPFPPVLRPKFQIEEVEPSKKRRYLTKKRLKVQRKRVKKKRNEANKNDPRRIRPKGKKIKKKFSTAEARLRYKIEKARLKEAMLIEKLKKYEVARAQGPMPKLDDLSCEERFYLKKVSQRKSNYVPVGRRGVFGGVILNMHLHWKKHETVKVICKPCKPGQIQEYANEIARLSGGIPVNIIGDDTIVFYRGKNYVQPEVMSPVDTLSKKKALEKSKYEQSLETVQRFIAVSEKELELYYRHVALYGIPQSQKADLVCGDDGEASLLKMGGLDQGKDLLPHLATNHFSDLHTSDISESDEEDTSGSEYDVNDNETEDAVNISEDAISDLGGLANRE; encoded by the exons ATGGCGACCTGTGTCCTGTCACGTCAAAATCTAAGAAAGTTGGCGTTGTTTACTCTCCAGAATATATCCCAGAGGCAAAACATTTCACCTTTCCCTCCAGTTCTCAG ACCTAAGTTTCAGATTGAGGAGGTGGAGCCTTCCAAAAAGAGAAGGTATTTGACAAAGAAACGCTTGAAGGTTCAGAGGAAGCGGgtaaagaagaaaaggaatgaGGCAAATAAAAATGATCCACGACGCATCAGGCCCAAGGgaaagaagataaaaaaaaaattctccactGCTGAAGCTAGGCTCAGATATAAGATTGAGAAG GCCAGATTAAAGGAAGCTATGTTGATCGAAAAGCTAAAGAAGTATGAGGTTGCCAGAGCTCAAGGCCCAATGCCTAAACTGGATGATCTTAGCTGTGAGGAAAGGTTTTACTTGAAGAAGGTTTCACAGAGAAAGTCAAATTATGTCCCTGTTGGAAGGCGAGGAGTTTTTGGAGGCGTAATCCTGAACATGCATTTGCACTGGAAGAAACATGAAACTGTGAAGGTTATATGTAAGCCCTGCAAACCAGGGCAAATCCAGGAATATGCAAATGAGATAGCTAGACTTAGTGGTGGTATCCCTGTCAACATCATTGGAGATGACACTATAGTGTTTTACAGAGGGAAGAACTATGTTCAGCCAGAAGTTATGTCACCAGTTGATACACTTTCAAAGAAAAAG GCActtgaaaaatcaaaatatgaaCAGTCGCTGGAGACAGTTCAGCGTTTCATTGCAGTATCTGAAAAGGAGCTTGAACTTTATTATCGCCATGTTGCACTTTATGGAATCCCACAATCCCAGAAAGCTGATCTTGTTTGTGGTGATGATGGAGAAGCTTCATTGCTTAAAATGGGGGGATTGGATCAAGGGAAGGACCTGTTGCCCCATCTGGCAACTAATCATTTTTCTGATCTTCACACCAGTGATATTTCTGAATCCGATGAAGAAGATACTTCTGGTAGTGAATATGATGTTAACGACAATGAGACTGAGGATGCGGTCAACATTTCTGAAGATGCAATTTCTGATCTTGGCGGGTTAGCCAACAGGGAGTGA
- the LOC140222862 gene encoding uncharacterized protein yields MGAGVEPWCLTVVYGPQLDADKMEFLAELRAVHACVPPAWMIAGDFNLILEMADKNNTNINRRNMGRFRRFVDELLLKDIYLHGRRYTWSNERSTPTMEKLDQVLVTVDWEERFPFCFLQPLSSGISDHCPLLLSTNAATNAKRRFHFEAWWLKLPGYIDVVSSAWTCPSTISDPFTQLDVKLKNTARALQSWSHRNVGQIKHQLLVAETIVLWLDTAQEHRQLLQEEVALGRELKCKKSLIAPIACSEEQLQRVRHILPATVSEFPVLYLGLPLTVGHLRKSDFQPLVDKVTAAIPTWRAPLMNRAGRLTTVRVTLSSICTHTLISLKIPDWVLKEIDKRRKGFLWEGKLQAKGGNCLVAWTTACRPTIFGGLGIPDLRLASFALRLRWLWMQKTDANRPWKHMQLDFGKDPILQQMFQASIEIQLGDGNLALFWNDKWYGDSSPCIMALDLCTLIKPAIRKKRTVAQALSEKQWIADIAGFATVPALTQYVNLWHALSGLHLATGIEDKVSWRWNPSGDYTARSAYKKGDTVEDFKIMMPVHCANRIQKRRNTFSRSVSSLGKSGKRSSLL; encoded by the exons ATGGGCGCCGGCGTCGAGCCATGGTGCTTAACGGTGGTCTATGGCCCACAACTGGACGCCGACAAGATGGAGTTCCTAGCAGAGCTCCGTGCGGTGCACGCATGTGTCCCGCCGGCATGGATGATCGCCGGCGACTTCAACCTCATCCTCGAGATGGCTGACAAGAACAACACCAATATAAACCGCAGGAACATGGGGCGATTCAGGAGGTTCGTTGATGAACTGCTCTTGAAGGACATCTACTTGCATGGCCGACGCTACACGTGGAGTAACGAGCGCTCGACTCCAACGATGGAGAAACTTGACCAGGTTCTAGTCACGGTTGATTGGGAGGAGAGGTTCCCTTTCTGTTTCCTCCAGCCGCTTTCATCAGGCATATCGGATCATTGTCCTTTGCTCTTGTCAACCAACGCGGCAACAAACGCTAAGCGCCGTTTTCACTTTGAAGCTTGGTGGCTAAAACTTCCTGGGTACATAGACGTGGTGTCGAGCGCCTGGACGTGCCCATCGACAATCTCAGATCCTTTCACCCAGCTAGATGTCAAACTCAAGAACACCGCGAGAGCGCTCCAGAGCTGGAGCCACCGCAATGTGGGGCAAATCAAGCACCAGCTCCTAGTGGCAGAGACCATCGTTCTCTGGCTGGACACTGCACAGGAGCACAGGCAGCTGTTGCAGGAAGAAGTGGCGCTTGGAAGGGAGTTGAAGTGCAAA AAAAGTTTGATTGCCCCAATTGCCTGCTCTGAAGAACAGCTGCAGAGGGTCAGGCACATCCTGCCAGCTACTGTTTCTGAATTCCCAGTCTTGTACTTGGGACTACCATTAACTGTTGGCCACctgaggaaatcagatttccagCCCTTGGTTGACAAAGTCACTGCTGCCATTCCTACTTGGAGAGCTCCATTGATGAATCGTGCAGGAAGGCTCACCACTGTCAGAGTGACTTTAAGCTCTATCTGCACACACACCCTCATTTCCTTGAAGATCCCTGATTGGGTCCTAAAAGAAATTGACAAACGCAGGAAGGGATTTCTCTGGGAAGGTAAGCTGCAGGCAAAAGGGGGTAACTGTCTTGTAGCTTGGACCACAGCATGCAGGCCAACCATCTTTGGAGGGCTGGGTATTCCTGATCTTAGGCTTGCTTCCTTTGCTCTAAGGCTCAGGTGGTTATGGATGCAAAAGACAGATGCAAACCGGCCATGGAAACATATGCAATTGGATTTTGGAAAGGATCCAATACTTCAGCAAATGTTTCAAGCATCGATTGAGATACAATTGGGAGATGGGAACCTAGCCTTGTTCTGGAATGATAAATGGTATGGAGATTCCTCTCCTTGCATCATGGCACTTGATCTCTGCACCCTCATTAAGCCAGCCATCAGGAAGAAAAGAACCGTCGCCCAGGCTCTGTCTGAAAAACAGTGGATTGCTGATATTGCCGGATTTGCTACAGTACCAGCGCTAACCCAATATGTCAACCTGTGGCATGCACTCAGTGGCCTTCACTTAGCGACAGGAATTGAGGACAAGGTTTCTTGGAGATGGAATCCTTCTGGGGACTACACTGCCAGATCGGCTTACAAG AAAGGAGACACCGTCGAGGACTTCAAGATCATGATGCCTGTGCACTGTGCCAACAGGATTCAGAAACGTCGCAACACATTTTCACGCAGTGTCAGTTCACTCGGCAAGTCTGGCAAGCGGTCCTCTCTTCTCTGA